The Deltaproteobacteria bacterium sequence TTAAGAAAGATGCCAATCTCGGAGATAGACTGGCCGTCAGGTTTCTCAATTTTTTGAGCAAACTCGTTGCGAAGTCACCCCTGAATCCACCGGCGACAAACGGCAATTTGAAGCTTATCTTCGGCAAATGGGGAACACCGGGGCTGACGATGTTTTCAGGCATGACTGCCGACACGCCGGTTAAGAACTGGGGGGGGACACCGTCCACGGACTTTACCTTCGAGAGCATTGAAAAACTGGCGGGTGAGACGGTAATCAAGCGTCAGAAGAAGAGGTACGCCTGCCAGTCCTGCCCTCTTGCCTGCGGAGGCAAGGTCGATGTCCTGTCCGGGCCATATCAGGGATCTGAAGGCCACAAGCCCGAATACGAAACCATTGCTGCTTTCGGTGCCATGGTGCTCAATGAAGATCTTGATGCGATTATTGAAATCAACGAGATGTGCAACCGTGCAGGCATTGACACCATTTCCACGGGTGGAACCGTGGCATATGCCATCGAATGCTTTGAAAACGGCCTGATTGACGCTGAGACCACTGGTGGACTGGAACTGACCTGGGGCAATGTAAACGCTATCATCAAACTGGTTGACATGATCATAAAGCGGGAGGGGTTTGGAGACACGCTGGCCGACGGTGTCAGGGTGGCCGTAAAAAAAATCGGCGCGGAATCTGAAAGGTATGCCATGCATGCAGGCGGTCAAGAACTGCCCATGCATGATTCAAGAAACGATCCCGGCTGGGCATTGATGTATCAAATAGAGCCCACGCCTGGACGCCATACAATCGCCAGTTATGTCGATGCGGACCTGCGCAGCGGAAAGGAGCAGTTCCCCGAGGTCAAACGGATGGTTAAAGCGGCCAAAACCAAACAGCGTAAAAAAGTCAGCATCACCACGGCGACAAGCATTTACACCCAGATCATCAACGGTTGCGGTGTCTGCATCTTTGGACCTGACACCATTCATTATCCGATCGTTGACTTCTTAAACGCGGTCACCGGCTGGGATCTGACCGCTGATGACTACTTCAAAACAGGAAAGAGAATACTGAATTTGAGAAAAGCCTTTAACATCCGTGAAGGCGTGACCCAGGCTGATTCGAAATTGCCACCGAGAGCTGTCGGCACCCCCCCGCTAAACGATGGACCTTTGAAAAATATCTCTGTGGATGTTGACGCCCTGGAAAAAGATCTTCATGAACTCCTGGGATGGGATCAGCGTACCGGCGGCCCGACATCTGAAACGTTGAAAGAAATGGAACTGGATGATCTTTTTTAGACAAGACCGTAGAGAATGGTTAAATCGTTGCGGGCTGTTGCCTAAATCATCAATACTGAAGGTTCTGTAACAGAACGCATTAAATAATTGAAAACAATAAGTTAACATGATTTTGTGGGAGCTAACACACCGTCACACTTTTCAAATGCGGGGTACTTGGTAAAGAATTATCCTTTGCTTTGCCGGTGTTTTTATCTGCGAAATTTCAGTTGTCGACACGGCTTTAACATCCCGATAACGTGCCCCGAAATGTAATCTTTGGTTCGCACATTGATCTATTATATTCTTGACATGATTGGGGAATTTAGTTACGAACATATATGTCAGCCGACCGACATAATTAAATTATCGTTTTCCATCCAATATCTTGTGTGGAAGGGGATATCCCATTATGGGTAGAAAAACGGTTAGAGACGAAAGAAGGAAACAAATCCTGGACGCTGTTCACCAGTGCCTTCTTGAAAAACCGTTTCACAAAACCTCAATCAAAGATATTGCTCGAAAAGCCGGGTTGAACCATGGCGCTCTGCATTATTATTTTGAAAATAAGGAGCATATTCTTCTCGAATATATCGATTATTCTCAAAAGAAATTCGATATTTTTTATGATAAATTCCTAAAAGAAGAGAATGTAAGATCCGCTGCTGATCTTGATTCAATCAATGAGAAATGTCACTGGGCGCTGGATGAACTTACATTTCACAAAGAGTACGCAAGAATATTTATCGAAATCTGGGCGCATGCGCTCTACAATCCCAACGTGATGAAAAAGATCAAAGGTATGTATCGAGAAAGGAGAGATACCCTTTTTTCGGATATCAGCAACATCGTCGATTCAAAAAAAGAGGCCAGAAAGATAAGTTTGACTGTCATTGCCGTGTTTGAAGGGCTATCGCTGATGTCCAGCCTTTTCTCAAAAAAAGATCTTCAATACGATTTTGATTTCAATGATTTTTTAAAACTATTGAACACAAAATAGAAGAAAACTGTAGCGTCCATTTTAATAATATGTAAAGAAATCCGAAAAATCATGCGTAACAGCGAATAACACGATCAGGAGGATAGAAAAATGGGAGATAAGACCTTTACCGTTTATAAATATCGCTGGGTAGTGCTTTTTTTCTTTTCAATGATGCAGTGCATCATGCAGATGCTCTGGATCACCTTTGCCCCGATCACCAGCGAAGCAGCCGCGTTTTATCAGGTGTCTGCCTTGCAGATTGGTTTTCTGTCCATGGTCTTTATGATCGTTTACCTGTTTGTTTCCATCCCGGCCTCATGGGCTATTGATACATTTGGAATCCGCAAGGGAGTCGGATTTGGAGTCGTTCTGACGGGCATTTTTGCCATGACGCGTGGATTCGGCGGTGACAGCTTCACCTGGGTACTGGTTTCGATGATCGGGATCGCTGTCGCCCAACCGTTTGTGCTCAATTCCATGACAGCCATGGCTGCCCGCTGGTTTCCCCTGGAAGAGCGGGCAACGGCAGCAGGCATTGCCTCCCTGTTTCTTTTTGTCGGAATTATGGCCGGACTGGCTGTGACGCCCTCCTTGACGATCAAATACGGGATCCCGGGGATGCTGAAAATATACGGTGGCTTGGCACTCGTTTTTGCCGTGGCCTACCTGGTATTTGTCAAGGAGAAGCCGCCGACGCCGCCGGCCGAGGTCGACACCGAACGGACTCTGGTGTTTGACGGGCTGAAACATATTTTCAAACAAAAGGATATGATATTTCTGCTGATCATCTTCTTTTTCGGCCTTGGCATGTTCAACGCTGTCACCACCTGGATCGAGCAGATAATCGCCCCCCGTGGGTTTTCCATCGTACAGGCCGGAAACCTGGGCGGCATTATCATGATTGGCGGTATCCTCGGCTGTATTGTCGTGCCGCCAATATCTGACAAGATACGGAAACGCAAGATTTTCGTGATCCTGAGTGCGGTACTTTCACTGCCGACACTGATTGGAATGTCCTTCACAACCAGTTACGCGCTGCTGCTGGTTTCCGGCTTTTTCTTCGGCTTTTTCTTCCTCAGCGTCGGGCCGATTATTTATCAGTACAGCGCTGAAATCTGCTACCCGGCGCCGGAAGCCACGTCCCAGGGCTTGTTGGTACTGGCCGGTCAAATTTCCGGTATCATTTATATTTTCGGGATGGATGCATTCAGGTCGGCGGACGGATCCATGACGCCCTTTCTGCTGTTCATGATCGCGGTCATCCCCATCGAAATCTTTATAGCAGCGCGATTGAAAGAATCCACCATGGTTGAAGAGGGAGTTAAAAATGAATAGTTTACGTGTGAACATGACCCGACTGGAGGTCACAGCGGAAAAAATTCCGACTGGACAGGAATTGATCGGCGGCAGATGTCTGACCGCGAAAATTCTCAACCAGGAGGTTCCCCCGGGTGTTGATCCGTTGTCGGAAGGAGCAAAGCTGATCATCGCCACGGGCCCCCTGGCAGGCACAAACGCCTCGTCCCTGGGAAGACTGTCCATG is a genomic window containing:
- a CDS encoding aldehyde ferredoxin oxidoreductase family protein, encoding MGKYLVVNLTDGSTETVELPDSFYKKYLTGYGLGAAIIAERQKTGIDALAPESHLGLCSGLLTGCGLPFTGRFMAVGKSPLTGGWGDANAGGFLSREIKRTGYDAVFFTGRASQPTWVHITDNNVDLKDASLLWGKNINDTETAIKEELGTKNVQIASIGMAGEKLSLISGIVTDKARVAARSGLGAVMGSKNLKAVSFKGSTRISVARPSDVKDLNATFLNEFKKDANLGDRLAVRFLNFLSKLVAKSPLNPPATNGNLKLIFGKWGTPGLTMFSGMTADTPVKNWGGTPSTDFTFESIEKLAGETVIKRQKKRYACQSCPLACGGKVDVLSGPYQGSEGHKPEYETIAAFGAMVLNEDLDAIIEINEMCNRAGIDTISTGGTVAYAIECFENGLIDAETTGGLELTWGNVNAIIKLVDMIIKREGFGDTLADGVRVAVKKIGAESERYAMHAGGQELPMHDSRNDPGWALMYQIEPTPGRHTIASYVDADLRSGKEQFPEVKRMVKAAKTKQRKKVSITTATSIYTQIINGCGVCIFGPDTIHYPIVDFLNAVTGWDLTADDYFKTGKRILNLRKAFNIREGVTQADSKLPPRAVGTPPLNDGPLKNISVDVDALEKDLHELLGWDQRTGGPTSETLKEMELDDLF
- a CDS encoding TetR/AcrR family transcriptional regulator, whose protein sequence is MGRKTVRDERRKQILDAVHQCLLEKPFHKTSIKDIARKAGLNHGALHYYFENKEHILLEYIDYSQKKFDIFYDKFLKEENVRSAADLDSINEKCHWALDELTFHKEYARIFIEIWAHALYNPNVMKKIKGMYRERRDTLFSDISNIVDSKKEARKISLTVIAVFEGLSLMSSLFSKKDLQYDFDFNDFLKLLNTK
- a CDS encoding MFS transporter: MGDKTFTVYKYRWVVLFFFSMMQCIMQMLWITFAPITSEAAAFYQVSALQIGFLSMVFMIVYLFVSIPASWAIDTFGIRKGVGFGVVLTGIFAMTRGFGGDSFTWVLVSMIGIAVAQPFVLNSMTAMAARWFPLEERATAAGIASLFLFVGIMAGLAVTPSLTIKYGIPGMLKIYGGLALVFAVAYLVFVKEKPPTPPAEVDTERTLVFDGLKHIFKQKDMIFLLIIFFFGLGMFNAVTTWIEQIIAPRGFSIVQAGNLGGIIMIGGILGCIVVPPISDKIRKRKIFVILSAVLSLPTLIGMSFTTSYALLLVSGFFFGFFFLSVGPIIYQYSAEICYPAPEATSQGLLVLAGQISGIIYIFGMDAFRSADGSMTPFLLFMIAVIPIEIFIAARLKESTMVEEGVKNE